A single Nisaea sp. DNA region contains:
- a CDS encoding haloacid dehalogenase type II produces the protein MRSSQIRFVSFDCYGTLTNFGVGELTKSRLADLVPSDSMPGFLEDFTAYRFDEVLGEWKPYADVLHRALERTCLRWNIAFRQEDANAIVEAVPTWGPHADVPAPLARVAKEIPLVILSNAADSQIQSNVDLLGAPFHAVLTAEQAQAYKPRLRAFEYMFDTLGCGPEHMMHVSSSLRYDLMSASDLRIGQRVFVERGHGPGNPAYGYQAIPDIGGLPGLLGIA, from the coding sequence ATGCGTTCTTCCCAGATCCGATTTGTTTCCTTTGACTGCTACGGAACCCTCACCAACTTTGGTGTCGGCGAGCTGACGAAAAGCCGGCTGGCCGATCTTGTTCCGTCCGACTCCATGCCCGGTTTCCTGGAAGACTTCACGGCCTACCGGTTCGACGAGGTACTCGGGGAGTGGAAGCCTTACGCGGACGTTCTGCACCGGGCGCTGGAGCGCACCTGTCTCCGTTGGAACATCGCCTTCAGACAGGAAGATGCAAACGCCATCGTCGAGGCGGTCCCGACCTGGGGGCCGCATGCCGACGTGCCGGCGCCGCTTGCCCGCGTCGCAAAGGAGATCCCGCTGGTGATCCTGTCGAACGCCGCCGACAGCCAGATCCAGTCCAATGTCGACCTGCTCGGCGCACCCTTTCACGCGGTCCTGACCGCCGAGCAGGCCCAGGCCTACAAGCCGCGCCTGCGCGCGTTCGAATACATGTTCGACACACTCGGCTGCGGGCCGGAGCACATGATGCATGTCTCTTCCAGCCTACGATATGACCTGATGTCCGCCAGCGATCTGCGGATTGGTCAAAGGGTCTTCGTCGAACGCGGCCACGGGCCAGGCAATCCGGCATATGGCTATCAGGCGATCCCGGATATCGGCGGCCTGCCCGGCCTCCTCGGCATCGCATAA
- a CDS encoding GntR family transcriptional regulator → MATPNPIERVTLPVQIANRLRTDILAGLYPGGTQLLEAELALTFGVSRGPLREAMQRLVQEGLLRSAPHRGVFVTEVDEKDLLDVYFVREALETAAIRKICSEGRQAAVADALAAIAERMDKALKNGDTTAGGDLDFEFHRTLVDAAKSERLSRTYATVQAETRLCLHRLMGGYRSSKDLAEEHFRLAETIRSKNINTILSELRQHFGDPASHLRKASGTALT, encoded by the coding sequence ATGGCCACTCCGAACCCCATAGAAAGGGTCACTCTTCCCGTCCAGATCGCCAACCGGCTGCGCACCGATATTCTGGCGGGCCTCTATCCGGGTGGCACCCAACTGCTGGAGGCCGAACTCGCCCTCACCTTCGGCGTAAGCCGAGGGCCGCTGCGGGAAGCAATGCAGCGGCTTGTGCAGGAAGGCTTGCTCCGCAGTGCCCCACACCGCGGGGTGTTCGTCACAGAAGTCGACGAAAAGGACCTGCTCGATGTGTATTTCGTTCGGGAGGCTCTGGAGACAGCGGCGATCCGAAAAATCTGTTCGGAAGGCCGGCAAGCTGCGGTTGCCGATGCCCTGGCGGCAATAGCGGAACGCATGGATAAAGCCCTCAAGAATGGAGACACGACGGCCGGAGGCGATCTCGATTTCGAGTTCCACCGCACCCTGGTCGACGCGGCGAAAAGCGAACGCCTGTCCCGCACATACGCCACCGTTCAGGCGGAAACCCGGCTTTGCCTCCACCGGCTGATGGGTGGCTATCGCAGCAGCAAGGACCTCGCCGAAGAACATTTCCGGCTGGCGGAGACAATCCGTTCCAAAAACATCAACACGATCCTGTCAGAGCTGAGACAACATTTCGGTGATCCCGCCAGCCATCTCCGCAAAGCGAGCGGAACCGCACTCACTTAA
- a CDS encoding GNAT family N-acetyltransferase, translating to MSLIFSPVSSDDLGTIAGLVQAVSWPHRPEDIDLMIRLGGGRLVRDANEGHALGVGLCWTFGDALARIGLIIIAPESQGRGIGRKLVTRLLEDISPHPVVLLATDAGRPLYESLGFTAFDTSRQYQGVYQGAPTEDPRLRQGTNSDLSNIVDLDKSAFGAKRGHALKNLATAGEIAVLDEGGALTGYAIARPFGRGTTIGPIVAENEADAITLFRSLARPGFVRVDCPGDAAALIADMTGCGLSDVGASPVMARGDWTAPTGPHRIFGLASHALG from the coding sequence ATGTCCCTGATCTTCTCGCCCGTCTCTTCAGACGACCTCGGAACCATTGCCGGTCTGGTTCAGGCCGTCTCATGGCCACACCGTCCGGAAGACATAGATCTGATGATCCGGCTCGGAGGCGGGCGTCTGGTGCGGGACGCTAATGAGGGACACGCGCTTGGTGTCGGTCTCTGCTGGACCTTCGGGGACGCCCTGGCGCGGATCGGGCTGATCATCATCGCGCCGGAAAGCCAGGGGCGCGGCATCGGCCGGAAGCTTGTCACACGGCTGCTTGAAGACATCTCCCCGCACCCGGTCGTCCTGCTTGCGACGGATGCCGGGCGCCCGCTCTACGAATCCCTTGGCTTCACGGCCTTCGATACATCCCGGCAGTATCAGGGGGTCTATCAGGGCGCGCCGACCGAAGACCCGCGCCTCCGACAGGGCACAAATAGCGACCTTTCAAACATAGTCGATCTCGACAAGTCGGCCTTCGGCGCCAAGCGCGGGCATGCCCTCAAAAACCTCGCCACGGCGGGCGAGATTGCCGTGCTGGACGAAGGTGGAGCGCTGACCGGATATGCGATTGCCCGGCCCTTCGGGCGAGGAACCACCATCGGCCCGATCGTGGCCGAAAACGAGGCCGATGCCATCACTCTGTTCCGCTCTCTCGCCCGCCCCGGATTTGTCCGTGTCGACTGCCCTGGCGATGCCGCAGCGCTGATCGCGGACATGACCGGCTGCGGGCTTTCGGATGTCGGCGCATCCCCGGTCATGGCCCGCGGCGACTGGACAGCGCCGACGGGACCGCACCGGATCTTCGGCCTCGCCAGCCACGCGCTCGGTTAA
- a CDS encoding FAD-dependent oxidoreductase — translation MMDRIIIVGRGMIGSAAARHLAGLTDGIVLIGPDEPADFAAHDGVFASHYDEGRMTRISDPDPDWAVTSKRSIERYAEIESESGIPFFTNSRYLGIGGTDTSYLDRAEAAGRALGADLTRLDARGIRALYPFLAVPDDVDGLHEDRNAGHLNPRAMVKAQTEAARKRGATIVNDRVTAIRPVPGGAEVELAGDTVRQAGKVLIATGGFTDACALSPVDLKLRVFGRTVLLCRIEGSVAQELSNMPTLGHAETGAYILPPIRYPDGHDYLKIGIGTTEDPEFNSLEELTRWFKQPGSNTNQRRFRAFLENLIPVLNECRHWHTATCAVTWTATGLPYIDHVLDDRIAVAVGGNGKGAKSCDDWGWIAAHLIAGVEWKHPVDRTRLRIPGHIAS, via the coding sequence ATGATGGACCGTATCATCATCGTTGGCCGGGGCATGATCGGCAGTGCCGCAGCCAGGCATCTCGCGGGTCTGACCGATGGCATCGTCCTGATCGGCCCAGACGAGCCAGCAGACTTTGCCGCCCATGACGGCGTTTTCGCCAGTCATTATGACGAAGGCAGGATGACCCGCATCTCGGACCCCGATCCGGACTGGGCCGTGACCTCGAAAAGATCCATCGAGCGCTATGCGGAAATCGAATCAGAAAGTGGCATCCCATTCTTCACCAACTCCCGTTATCTCGGCATTGGCGGCACCGATACCAGCTACCTCGACCGCGCGGAAGCGGCCGGCCGTGCTCTCGGCGCCGATCTGACGCGACTGGACGCACGGGGTATCAGGGCGCTCTACCCGTTTCTCGCCGTGCCAGACGATGTGGACGGATTGCATGAAGACCGGAATGCCGGGCACCTCAATCCGCGCGCGATGGTGAAAGCCCAGACAGAGGCCGCCCGAAAGCGCGGCGCCACAATTGTCAATGATCGTGTAACGGCGATCCGCCCCGTCCCCGGCGGCGCTGAGGTCGAGCTGGCGGGCGACACCGTCCGGCAAGCTGGGAAAGTGCTGATTGCGACCGGCGGCTTCACCGACGCCTGCGCACTGTCGCCAGTGGACTTGAAACTGCGCGTCTTCGGACGGACTGTTCTGCTTTGCCGGATAGAAGGATCTGTTGCTCAAGAACTCTCAAACATGCCGACCCTCGGGCACGCGGAGACCGGCGCCTATATCCTGCCGCCCATCCGCTACCCGGACGGTCACGACTACCTGAAGATCGGCATCGGCACGACAGAGGACCCGGAGTTCAATTCTTTGGAGGAGCTGACCCGCTGGTTCAAGCAACCGGGATCGAACACCAACCAGAGACGGTTCCGGGCATTTCTTGAAAACCTGATCCCGGTGCTGAACGAGTGCCGCCACTGGCACACGGCCACCTGTGCAGTCACCTGGACCGCGACCGGCCTTCCCTATATCGACCATGTGCTGGACGACCGGATTGCAGTCGCCGTCGGCGGTAACGGAAAAGGCGCCAAATCATGCGACGATTGGGGCTGGATCGCGGCGCATCTGATTGCAGGGGTCGAATGGAAGCATCCAGTCGATCGCACCCGGCTTCGGATACCGGGACACATCGCCTCCTGA
- a CDS encoding PAS domain-containing protein, with product MSAISGNTGPDSESDWSEPMPQAIEASADRIINGERTPEFHHISAEIAFVCPETVVPESKLAFLFKYWAAIREAEGRLPIRKDIDVLELRQAIGNIMMLDVLDEGFDARYRVYGTGVAEYAGHDWTGKTLSEMCRETRTPLALLYRACYLAVYRAGRPIYTESMSPSWLAPKAWRRMILPYADEQGACVGFMVGNIPVEPRTKDISPKDAASSLIYRNR from the coding sequence GTGAGTGCGATCAGCGGCAATACTGGTCCCGATAGTGAGTCAGATTGGTCGGAGCCGATGCCGCAAGCCATCGAGGCATCGGCTGATCGTATTATCAATGGCGAGCGAACTCCGGAATTCCATCATATCAGTGCCGAGATCGCGTTTGTCTGCCCCGAAACGGTCGTGCCGGAATCCAAACTCGCGTTCCTGTTCAAGTATTGGGCTGCGATCCGGGAGGCGGAGGGCCGCTTGCCGATACGCAAGGACATCGACGTTCTCGAGCTTCGGCAGGCGATCGGGAACATCATGATGTTGGATGTTCTGGACGAGGGATTCGACGCGCGATACCGGGTCTACGGTACCGGTGTCGCTGAATATGCCGGGCATGACTGGACCGGGAAAACGCTCTCGGAAATGTGCCGGGAAACAAGGACGCCGCTCGCTCTGCTGTATCGGGCCTGCTATCTCGCGGTCTATCGCGCGGGACGGCCAATTTATACGGAATCCATGTCGCCGAGCTGGCTCGCACCCAAAGCATGGCGGCGCATGATCCTTCCCTATGCAGATGAGCAGGGAGCTTGTGTCGGCTTCATGGTGGGAAACATTCCGGTGGAGCCTCGGACAAAAGATATCAGTCCGAAGGATGCGGCCAGTTCACTGATTTACCGGAACCGTTGA
- a CDS encoding TetR/AcrR family transcriptional regulator: MRIRINMVGRPRSIDRDAVLDAAQAVVARDGAGQLTLDAVALEAGISKASVLYDYKTKQALIKALVERRIASENAKIQEIETRLGPVPNIAIRAQLSSELQERSDEDRAVMLGLCAVVAQDADLRHPVQDMIAQRIAHVSETSETPRGPLLAFLALEGLKALEWLGLHQWPVEERKRLLSEIRWLVDQTPKECPCDKVTDSS; this comes from the coding sequence ATGAGAATCCGTATAAACATGGTTGGACGCCCCAGATCAATAGACCGTGACGCCGTACTGGATGCGGCGCAAGCCGTTGTAGCCCGCGACGGCGCCGGACAATTGACGCTGGATGCCGTTGCGCTTGAAGCCGGCATCAGCAAGGCCAGCGTGCTTTATGACTACAAAACGAAACAGGCCCTGATCAAAGCCCTGGTCGAGCGGCGTATCGCTTCGGAAAACGCAAAGATCCAGGAAATTGAAACACGGCTCGGCCCGGTACCGAATATCGCGATCCGCGCACAATTGAGCTCAGAACTGCAGGAGCGCTCGGACGAGGATCGCGCCGTCATGCTCGGTCTCTGCGCCGTCGTCGCACAGGACGCAGACCTTCGGCATCCGGTGCAAGACATGATCGCGCAGCGCATCGCGCATGTGTCAGAAACCTCGGAAACACCGCGCGGCCCGCTGCTTGCGTTTCTGGCCCTGGAAGGCCTGAAAGCACTGGAGTGGCTGGGCCTTCATCAATGGCCGGTCGAAGAACGAAAACGGCTGCTTTCCGAAATTCGCTGGCTCGTCGATCAGACCCCCAAAGAATGCCCGTGCGACAAGGTGACGGATTCATCTTGA
- a CDS encoding efflux RND transporter periplasmic adaptor subunit, producing the protein MPFHKIFRALALTIAVLPVLAACDIDPTGDKPAATAPARPPVAVSIITAAAEDIPIVNELPGRIAPTNIAEVRPRISGLLVKRVFEQGTVVNQGDVLYKIDPAPFELQVQSARATLKRALATQEQAKRTADRQEELQSRKVASAQTRDDAVAALAQADADVALARAGLAAAELDLHYTDVKAPISGRIGRALITEGALVASTSTESLAVIRQLDPVYADFTQSAKQLRELRKAMKGGEISVSADGAATVHLFYDDGVAYPESGRLLLQESTVNSNTGQITLRGEFPNPDSALLPGMYVRVRIEQGIRHNAIAVPQQAVQRDTAGKARLYVVKQDGTLELRQVALGEATGNRWVVESGLAVGEQVVVEGFQKVRPGSKVTPQPWQQAANSSAQ; encoded by the coding sequence ATGCCCTTTCACAAGATTTTCCGGGCCCTGGCTTTGACTATTGCGGTCCTGCCGGTCCTGGCCGCCTGTGATATTGATCCGACAGGGGACAAACCGGCGGCAACGGCTCCGGCGCGGCCGCCAGTCGCGGTCAGCATCATTACCGCCGCCGCCGAAGATATTCCAATTGTGAATGAGCTCCCCGGGCGTATTGCACCGACAAATATCGCCGAGGTCCGACCTCGTATTTCAGGATTGCTTGTTAAACGGGTTTTCGAGCAGGGTACCGTCGTCAATCAAGGCGACGTTCTCTACAAAATCGATCCGGCGCCGTTCGAACTTCAGGTCCAGAGTGCGCGCGCAACCCTGAAACGCGCCCTGGCAACACAAGAACAAGCCAAGCGAACCGCAGACCGGCAGGAGGAGCTACAATCACGCAAGGTTGCCAGCGCCCAGACACGCGACGATGCCGTCGCCGCCCTCGCCCAGGCTGATGCGGATGTCGCGCTTGCCCGTGCCGGTCTTGCCGCGGCTGAACTCGATCTCCACTACACAGACGTCAAGGCACCGATCTCCGGCCGGATAGGGCGCGCCCTGATCACAGAGGGCGCCCTTGTCGCCAGCACCAGCACCGAGAGCCTCGCCGTGATCCGGCAACTCGATCCAGTCTATGCCGACTTCACCCAATCGGCCAAGCAACTCCGGGAACTCCGCAAGGCCATGAAGGGCGGCGAAATATCGGTTTCGGCCGATGGTGCTGCAACAGTTCACCTGTTCTACGATGACGGCGTTGCATATCCGGAGAGCGGGCGCCTGCTCCTTCAGGAAAGCACGGTCAATTCGAACACCGGTCAGATCACCCTGCGCGGCGAGTTCCCGAACCCGGACAGCGCCCTCCTCCCCGGGATGTATGTGCGGGTCCGCATCGAGCAGGGCATCCGGCACAACGCGATCGCCGTGCCCCAGCAGGCTGTCCAGCGCGATACAGCGGGCAAGGCCCGGCTCTATGTCGTGAAGCAGGACGGAACGCTGGAACTTCGGCAGGTCGCACTTGGCGAGGCTACAGGCAACCGATGGGTCGTGGAAAGCGGCCTCGCTGTCGGCGAACAGGTTGTCGTTGAAGGCTTCCAGAAGGTCC